The Halotia branconii CENA392 region CCAAAGTCGATACCGCAGTTCTCAAACTATTGTTTGAGTATTTAGAATTTTGCCTCCAACAAGTGTGTGCAGATAACGAATTAGGCGCTTTACTCAAAGGCTTAGAAGGGGAGTATGTTCTACCTGGCCCTGGTGGCGACCCCATCCGTAACCCGGATGTCTTGCCCACAGGCAAGAATATCCATGCACTCGACCCCCAATCCATCCCCACTACAGCAGCAGTCCAATCCGCCAAAATCGTTGTAGATAGGTTACTAGCACGCAACAAAGCAGAGAACGGCGGTCAATGGCCAGAAACCATCGCCTGTGTTCTTTGGGGAACCGATAACATCAAAACCTACGGTGAATCCCTAGCGCAAATCATGTGGATGGTGGGCGTGCGTCCGGTTCCCGATGCCTTGGGACGGGTGAACAGGTTGGAATTGATACCTTTAGAAGAATTGGGACGACCCAGAATTGATGTAGTAATCAACTGTTCTGGTGTCTTCCGCGACTTGTTTATTAACCAGATGAACCTTCTAGACCAAGGGGTAAAAATGGCGGCTGAAGCAGATGAACCAATAGAAATGAACTTTGTTCGCAAACATGCTTTGCAGCAAGCCCAGGATATGGGGATTAATCTGCGTCAAGCAGCAACCCGCGTCTTCTCCAACGCTTCTGGTTCCTATTCGTCAAATATCAACTTGGCGGTGGAAAACAGTACTTGGGACAGCGAAGCCGAATTACAAGAAATGTACCTGAAACGGAAATCATTCGCCTTTAACTCCGATAACCCCGGTATGATGGACGAATCCCGGCAGATTTTTGAAAGTACATTAAAAACTGCTGATGCAACTTTCCAAAATCTCGATTCTTCCGAGATTAGTTTAACGGATGTTTCTCACTACTTCGATTCTGACCCCACCAAGCTAGTTGCAAGTCTGCGGGGTGATGGTAAAGCACCATCATCTTACATTGCAGATACCACCACAGCTAACGCTCAAGTCCGCACATTATCAGAAACTGTGCGCTTGGATGCTCGTACCAAATTATTAAATCCCAAATGGTATGAAGGGATGCTATCTCATGGTTACGAAGGTGTGCGCGAACTTTCCAAACGATTGGTAAATACAATGGGTTGGAGTGCGACAGCCGGCGCTGTGGATAACTGGATTTACGAGGATACTAATGAAACCTTCATCAAAGATGAAGAAATGCAGAAACGGTTGATGAACCTCAATCCCCATTCTTTCCGCAAAGTTGTATCAACTTTGTTGGAAGTGAATGGACGCGGTTATTGGGAGACTAGCGAGGAGAATTTAGCTCGTCTGCGCGAGTTGTACCAAGAAGTTGAAGACCGAATTGAAGGGATAGACTAGGATTAATGGGCAGGCATTAAAGCCTGCCTTAATTTTTCAATCTGAGATATGACAATGAATGCTTTAACCGTCAACCTTCAATCAGTATTGGAACTGACAGATGAGCAGTTTTTTAATCTATGTCAGGCAAATCGTGACTTGAGGTTTGAACGCACTGCAACCGGAGAATTAATTATCATGCCACCAACCGGGGGAGAAACCGGAAATCGTAACGCTGGGCTAACTGCTCAAGTTTGGATTTGGAATGAGCAAAATAAACTGGGTATTGCCTTTGATTCCTCTACAGGTTTTAAACTTCCCAATGGTGCAGACCGTTCACCTGATGCTTCTTGGATAAAGTTAGAACGATGGGATGCTTTAACTGAACAAGAAAAACAAAAGTTTCCACCCATTTGTCCTGATTTTGTTGTTGAGTTACTTTCGCCAAGTGATAGTTTGAAAGTTGCT contains the following coding sequences:
- a CDS encoding Uma2 family endonuclease yields the protein MNALTVNLQSVLELTDEQFFNLCQANRDLRFERTATGELIIMPPTGGETGNRNAGLTAQVWIWNEQNKLGIAFDSSTGFKLPNGADRSPDASWIKLERWDALTEQEKQKFPPICPDFVVELLSPSDSLKVAQEKMREYIDNGMRLGWLINRKSRQVEIYRQGREVEVLESPVTLSGEDVLQGFILKIEAIW